The genomic DNA ACGGAACACGATCGCCCGGAAGCCGTCCCACTTCGCCTCGTAGTGCATGCCCGGCGGAATCCGCGCCACCGACTTGGCGAGCATGGGCTTCACGGGCGGCATCACCGGCAGATCCATGACTCCGATTCTGCGCCCGTACGACGCTCACCGCCCGGTGTGCGAGCTGTGCGCGGGAGGCCTACGGTGGCTCGCATGGGCGAAGCGGTGGAACTGGAGGCGGGCGGCCGGACCGTACGGCTGTCCAGTCCCGGCAAGATCTTCTTCCCGGAGCGCGGCTTCACCAAGCTGGACCTCGCCCAGTACTACATCGCGGTCGGCCCGGGGATCCTCCGCGCCCTGCGGAACCGCCCGACCACCCTGGAGCGCTATCCGGACGGGGTCGAGGGCGAGAACTTCTTCCAGAAGCGGGCACCCAAGAACATGCCCGACTGGATCCCGACCGCCCACATCACCTTCCCCAGCGGACGCAGCGCCGACGAGATGTGCCCCACCGAACAGGCCGCCGTCCTGTGGGCCGCCCAGTACGGCACGCTCACCTTCCACCCCTGGCCGGTACGCCGCGACGACGTCGACAGCCCCGACGAACTCCGCATCGACCTCGACCCACAGCCCGGCACCGACTACGACGACGCGGTCCGCGCCGCCCATGAACTCCGCGCCGTACTCGACGAGTTCGGCGGTCTGCGGGGCTTCCCCAAGACCTCCGGCGGACGCGGCCTGCACGTCTTCGTCCCCATCGAACCGCGCTGGACCTTCACCCAGGTCCGCCGCGCGGCCATCGCGGTCGGCCGGGAGCTGGCGCGCCGGATGCCCGACCAGGTGACGATCAACTGGTGGAAGGAGGAGCGCGGCGAGCGCATCTTCGTCGACTACAACCAGACCGCCCGCGACCGCACCATCGCCTCCGCCTATTCCGTACGACCCCGCCCGCACGCCCCCGTCTCGGCGCCCCTGCGCTGGGACGAGGTCCCCGTCGCGCACCCCCGGGACTTCGACCTCGCGACGATGCCGGCCCGGTTCGCCGAACTCGGCGACGTGCACGCCGACATGGACGACCACCGCTTCTCCCTGGACGCCCTGCTCGAACTGGCCCGCCGCGACGAACACGATCACGGGCTGGGCGATCTGCCGTATCCGCCGGAGTACCCGAAGATGCCGGGGGAGCCGAAGAGGGTGCAGCCGAGCAGGGCGAGGAAGGCCGCTGCCTCGGATTCCGCCGCCGACTCCGACCCTGACGGATCATGAACGCATGACTCGCCTGCTGACCCGGAGCCACCTCGGTGCCCTGTGGGAACCCCCGGCCTGTATCGCCGCGTTGCGGGCCGGCTTCCTCGCCGTGGGGGCCGAGGTGGCG from Streptomyces sp. NBC_01478 includes the following:
- the ligD gene encoding non-homologous end-joining DNA ligase, yielding MGEAVELEAGGRTVRLSSPGKIFFPERGFTKLDLAQYYIAVGPGILRALRNRPTTLERYPDGVEGENFFQKRAPKNMPDWIPTAHITFPSGRSADEMCPTEQAAVLWAAQYGTLTFHPWPVRRDDVDSPDELRIDLDPQPGTDYDDAVRAAHELRAVLDEFGGLRGFPKTSGGRGLHVFVPIEPRWTFTQVRRAAIAVGRELARRMPDQVTINWWKEERGERIFVDYNQTARDRTIASAYSVRPRPHAPVSAPLRWDEVPVAHPRDFDLATMPARFAELGDVHADMDDHRFSLDALLELARRDEHDHGLGDLPYPPEYPKMPGEPKRVQPSRARKAAASDSAADSDPDGS